From the Solanum pennellii chromosome 4, SPENNV200 genome, one window contains:
- the LOC107015713 gene encoding F-box protein At1g78100 — translation MEFESDNSDGFDRLPDPLIHLMFNQISDIKTLIRCRSVSKRFNSLVPQADSLLLRVDRVISATDSDDDDDSFLIAFLRSIIKSLHHLVSPSKVLPTPARSQNSPAQILREFERIRNLEIELPSGDLRLEKGTTIRWKADFGKTLKSCVILGFRSGDGGGGEAEFGGGAGAGLKMRVVWTISALIAASARHYMMVEVVNEHKELENLVIKDRDDEGKVVMDKKGLRECRESQCEGEEAEVNNASSGNGVGLWWRNNRTTVPAVRMRMWHEARMELSGGMKMVGATLVVVRPTNAGGERSEVEEQNGDVGLALGAFGEDAVYFEAVERLLKSRSYILEMNSF, via the coding sequence ATGGAGTTTGAATCGGATAACTCCGACGGGTTCGATCGGTTACCCGACCCGCTTATTCACCTCATGTTCAACCAAATCTCCGATATCAAAACCCTAATCCGGTGCCGCTCCGTTTCCAAACGGTTCAATTCGTTGGTACCTCAAGCCGATTCGCTTCTCCTACGAGTTGACCGGGTAATTTCGGCTACCGATTCGGATGACGACGATGATTCCTTCCTCATTGCTTTCCTCAGATCCATTATCAAATCCCTTCACCATCTCGTTTCACCAAGCAAGGTTCTCCCAACCCCTGCCCGATCCCAGAACTCACCCGCACAGATCCTACGGGAGTTCGAGAGGATCAGGAATCTAGAAATCGAGCTTCCTTCAGGTGATCTTCGGTTAGAGAAAGGCACGACGATTAGGTGGAAGGCGGATTTTGGGAAAACCCTAAAGAGTTGCGTGATTTTAGGGTTTCGTAGCGGGGATGGAGGTGGTGGAGAGGCGGAGTTTGGAGGAGGAGCTGGCGCAGGGTTGAAAATGAGGGTAGTTTGGACAATTAGCGCGTTGATTGCGGCATCAGCGAGGCATTACATGATGGTGGAGGTTGTAAACGAGCATAAAGAGCTGGAGAATTTGGTGATCAAGGACAGAGATGATGAAGGGAAAGTGGTGATGGATAAGAAAGGATTGAGAGAATGTAGAGAAAGTCAATGTGAAGGCGAAGAAGCTGAGGTAAACAATGCCAGCAGTGGCAATGGAGTTGGTTTGTGGTGGCGTAACAATCGTACTACAGTGCCAGCAGTTCGAATGAGGATGTGGCATGAAGCGAGGATGGAACTCTCCGGTGGCATGAAAATGGTGGGAGCAACGTTGGTGGTTGTCCGACCGACAAATGCAGGGGGTGAGAGGAGCGAGGTGGAAGAACAAAATGGAGATGTAGGATTGGCATTAGGAGCATTTGGGGAAGATGCAGTGTATTTTGAAGCTGTGGAAAGGTTGCTGAAAAGTCGAAGTTACATTCTGGAGATGAACTCTTTCTAG
- the LOC107015751 gene encoding acidic leucine-rich nuclear phosphoprotein 32 family member B, giving the protein MKGTRRGKGPPSTDLLVCFPSRAHLTLMPKPICSPARHSDSSKRHHNHDLKKISTRIGGVQAQSSPLLWAKSKNSEIISEPTSPKVTCAGQIKVRPKQGSSCKNWQSVMEEIEKLHNRKAQKKKGANWMEAIGIKKDVMQFLTCLRNIRFEFRCFGSFPTTTHDITSDDEDEEEDDDEDELDRRGMNRMGRDLNDREDDDDDDEEESSKAVFSKWFMVLQDENQKTERDNNNNDDDEDDDDEVPICVPPPNALLLMRCRSAPPKSWLQETQQQQVQKEEEEDEDEDEDNEEEKKTKSTMEEMENKKKNENLVVMRYGNDFHKFSADIAKETWVVGGARDQLSKSRSWKR; this is encoded by the exons aTGAAAGGTACTAGAAGAGGGAAAGGACCTCCTTCAACAGATCTTTTAGTATGTTTTCCATCTAGAGCACATTTAACCCTTATGCCTAAACCAATATGTAGCCCAGCAAGACATTCAGATTCAAGCAAACGCCACCACAATCATGATCTCAAGAAAATTAGCACCAGAATTGGTGGGGTTCAAGCCCAATCTAGTCCTCTACTTTGGGCTAAATCCAAGAATTCAGAGATCATCTCTGAGCCCACTTCACCAAAAGTCACTTGTGCAG GGCAAATAAAGGTAAGGCCAAAACAGGGGAGTTCATGCAAGAATTGGCAATCAGTGATGGAAGAAATTGAGAAGTTACACAACAGAAAGGCTCAAAAGAAGAAAGGTGCTAATTGGATGGAAGCAATTGGAATTAAGAAAGATGTAATGCAATTCTTAACATGTCTTCGTAACATAAGGTTTGAGTTTCGATGCTTCGGTTCATTCCCAACAACAACTCATGACATTACTTCTGATGACGAGGATGAGGAGGAGGATGACGATGAAGATGAATTAGATCGAAGAGGAATGAATCGAATGGGTAGAGATTTAAATGATCGCGaagacgatgatgatgatgatgaagaagaaagttCAAAAGCTGTATTCTCCAAGTGGTTCATGGTTTTACAAGATGAAAATCAGAAAACAGAGCgcgataataataataatgatgatgatgaagatgatgatgatgaggttcCTATTTGTGTGCCACCACCTAATGCACTTTTACTCATGCGTTGTCGTTCTGCTCCCCCGAAAAGCTGGCTTCAagaaacacaacaacaacaagtacaaaaagaagaagaagaggacgaGGATGAGGACGAGgacaatgaagaagaaaagaaaacgaAATCGACAATGGAAGAAAtggaaaacaagaagaaaaacgaAAACTTAGTAGTTATGAGATACGGAAACGATTTTCACAAATTTTCAGCCGATATAGCAAAGGAGACATGGGTTGTGGGTGGTGCTAGAGATCAATTATCGAAAAGTCGAAGCTGGAAAAGATAA